One genomic window of Mucilaginibacter sp. SJ includes the following:
- a CDS encoding alpha-ketoglutarate-dependent dioxygenase AlkB family protein: MEQLTLFAETGQSKRLPKDLLEYQPGLIDPAMGDWLLEKLIRETPWKQTTQKLWDKEYLTPRLTCWYGDTDRIAGTLPWTPELQTIRGMVEPLAGITFNSVLLNYYRNGNDSVTWHSDKESIMGSQPIIVSVSLGQVRSFDIRNKVNHKEHYSVRLGHGSFLLMKSGLQEYWEHRIAKSNKLMKARVNLTFRLVI; the protein is encoded by the coding sequence ATGGAACAATTGACATTATTTGCCGAAACCGGGCAAAGTAAAAGATTGCCTAAGGATTTGCTGGAATACCAGCCCGGCTTGATTGATCCGGCAATGGGTGACTGGCTGTTAGAAAAACTGATCAGGGAAACACCCTGGAAACAAACAACGCAAAAACTTTGGGATAAGGAATACCTGACACCAAGGCTCACCTGCTGGTATGGAGACACAGACCGGATCGCAGGAACACTCCCCTGGACACCGGAACTGCAAACTATCCGGGGCATGGTAGAACCTTTAGCGGGTATTACCTTCAACAGCGTATTACTGAACTACTATCGTAATGGAAATGATTCCGTAACCTGGCATAGTGACAAAGAAAGCATTATGGGCAGTCAGCCAATTATTGTTTCGGTAAGCCTTGGGCAGGTGCGCAGTTTTGACATCCGCAATAAAGTTAATCACAAAGAACATTACTCCGTCAGGCTCGGGCATGGTTCATTCCTGCTGATGAAATCAGGATTGCAGGAGTATTGGGAACACCGGATTGCCAAGTCTAACAAATTAATGAAGGCGAGGGTAAACCTCACCTTTCGTTTGGTGATTTAG
- a CDS encoding ImuA family protein, with translation METVHDRKALIDSLQKNILQWEGYRPPPAGTQGLVGLGAVETAFPNGVFPLGTVHELVCSTTEQATASSGLISGLLSVFMQNGGACLWISLTGNIFPPALSGFGIEPRRLIFIRVAKDQEALWVMEEALKCAGLAAVVAEARELDFKQSRRLQLAVEQSHVTGFVLRNAVKKIGSTACAARWQVKPLPSEPVDDLPGLGFPRWEVELLRVRNGHPGTWIIEWAEGKFKQVEKEQTAKPFKRKAG, from the coding sequence ATGGAAACGGTACACGACCGAAAAGCACTGATTGACAGTCTGCAAAAGAATATTTTGCAATGGGAGGGCTATAGGCCGCCGCCTGCAGGTACGCAGGGATTGGTAGGCCTGGGGGCAGTGGAAACGGCTTTCCCCAACGGCGTTTTTCCTTTAGGTACAGTGCATGAACTGGTTTGCAGTACCACCGAACAGGCTACTGCTTCCAGCGGATTGATTAGCGGCCTGCTCTCGGTGTTTATGCAAAATGGCGGGGCCTGTTTATGGATCAGCCTCACCGGAAACATCTTCCCACCGGCGTTAAGCGGCTTTGGTATAGAACCCAGACGTTTGATCTTTATCCGGGTGGCCAAAGATCAGGAAGCCTTATGGGTGATGGAAGAAGCGCTGAAATGCGCAGGGCTTGCCGCGGTTGTGGCAGAAGCGCGGGAGCTGGATTTTAAACAATCGCGCAGGCTTCAGCTGGCTGTTGAGCAAAGTCACGTTACCGGGTTTGTGCTGCGTAATGCCGTTAAAAAGATCGGTTCAACGGCTTGCGCTGCCCGGTGGCAGGTGAAACCTTTGCCGAGCGAGCCGGTAGACGATTTGCCCGGTCTTGGTTTTCCGCGCTGGGAGGTAGAACTATTACGTGTCCGTAACGGGCATCCGGGTACCTGGATCATCGAATGGGCAGAAGGTAAATTCAAACAGGTGGAAAAAGAGCAAACAGCTAAACCATTTAAACGGAAAGCGGGGTGA
- a CDS encoding Y-family DNA polymerase: MAIWFRHLVTDWLTLQQPELKDQPVVLVVPEHNRMIVRAANPEAEAQGVRAGMPAADAKAITTNLQVIDFPLGQESKLLRHLGLWCIRYTPVVAIDLPDGLTLDISGCAHLWGGEKGYLKTIVLKLRGMGYDARAAIADTVGAAWAIARYGKIRPIIESGGQAEAIAGLSPAALRLEPEILDKLYKLGFRYVKNFMIMPRTVLRRRFGEGFLLRLAQALGTTDEYLTPIIPPVPYVERLPCLEPVRTDKAIEIGIEKLLQGLCSRLQAEGKGVRKAVLKCFRIDGKMVQAGITTTRGSHSVSHLFKLFGLQISKIEPALGIELFLLEAQKVEDIDPLQEKLWMGDPGLQDTALAELLDRIAGKIGPERIMRYLPAEHYWPERSIRPALSLKDISLAGWRADKPRPIRLLSKPEAIEVMALLPDYPPKIFIYKGKRHVVDKADGPERIEREWWLDKGEHRDYYMVEDEHGGRYWLFRSGHYDSGGAQWYLHGFFA; this comes from the coding sequence ATGGCTATTTGGTTTCGTCACCTGGTGACAGACTGGCTGACACTCCAACAGCCGGAATTAAAAGATCAGCCCGTTGTGCTGGTTGTGCCCGAACATAACCGTATGATTGTCAGGGCAGCTAACCCCGAAGCCGAAGCACAAGGTGTTCGTGCAGGGATGCCTGCAGCAGATGCCAAAGCGATTACCACCAATTTACAGGTTATTGATTTTCCGTTGGGCCAGGAAAGTAAGCTGCTCCGGCATTTGGGTTTATGGTGCATCCGCTATACGCCGGTTGTGGCTATTGACCTGCCCGATGGTTTGACCCTTGATATTTCCGGCTGTGCACATCTATGGGGTGGTGAAAAAGGATATTTAAAAACCATTGTACTTAAATTAAGGGGTATGGGCTACGATGCACGGGCCGCTATTGCCGATACTGTTGGCGCAGCCTGGGCTATTGCCCGGTATGGTAAGATCAGGCCCATTATTGAAAGCGGCGGGCAGGCGGAAGCCATTGCCGGTCTTTCTCCGGCCGCTCTCCGGTTGGAACCGGAAATACTGGACAAACTGTATAAACTCGGCTTCCGGTATGTTAAAAATTTTATGATCATGCCGCGTACTGTGCTGCGCAGGCGTTTTGGTGAAGGCTTTTTGTTAAGGCTTGCCCAGGCTTTGGGTACTACTGATGAATACCTGACCCCGATTATCCCGCCCGTACCTTATGTTGAGCGGCTACCCTGCCTGGAGCCGGTACGAACGGATAAAGCCATAGAAATTGGCATTGAAAAACTATTGCAAGGCCTATGTAGCCGCTTGCAAGCTGAAGGAAAAGGTGTGCGTAAGGCCGTGCTGAAATGTTTCCGGATTGACGGCAAAATGGTACAAGCGGGGATAACGACCACGCGCGGCTCACATAGTGTTTCCCATTTATTCAAGCTCTTTGGTTTACAGATCAGCAAGATTGAACCTGCTTTGGGTATTGAGCTGTTTCTGCTGGAAGCACAAAAAGTGGAAGATATCGACCCCTTGCAGGAAAAGCTATGGATGGGAGATCCGGGCCTGCAGGATACCGCACTGGCCGAGCTGCTTGACCGGATTGCCGGAAAGATCGGCCCCGAAAGGATTATGCGTTACCTGCCTGCCGAGCATTACTGGCCCGAACGTTCCATCCGGCCCGCTCTTTCACTCAAAGATATCTCGCTGGCCGGCTGGCGGGCTGACAAGCCAAGGCCAATACGCTTGCTCAGCAAACCGGAAGCCATTGAAGTTATGGCTTTATTGCCGGATTATCCACCAAAAATATTTATCTATAAGGGTAAGCGCCATGTTGTGGATAAAGCAGACGGACCGGAACGTATTGAACGGGAATGGTGGCTGGACAAAGGTGAGCACCGCGACTATTATATGGTGGAGGATGAGCATGGGGGCCGTTATTGGCTGTTCCGTTCGGGGCATTATGATAGCGGAGGTGCCCAATGGTATTTACACGGATTTTTTGCCTGA
- a CDS encoding error-prone DNA polymerase has product MMKYAELYCTSNFSFLRGGSHPEELVEQAVVHGYTAIAVTDRNSLAGIVRAHIAAKKLPVQFIPACRLDLLDGPGLLAYPTDLAAYGRLSALLTRGNLRAEKGECHLYKADVYEHREGILFIIIPPDELNARFDFTGEFKTAVAEYKQAFGNALYMAALRSYSGDDAKRLHRLAGMGVPLVAAGDVHYHEPNRRELQDVLTCIREKCTIHNAGYRLHQNAERYLKPIEEIHRIFRQYPEAIENALAIAEACTFSLDELKYIEPEEKIFDGLTPQERLKKYTWEGAHERYGEHIPPKIVKQIDFELAFIEKRRLAPYFLRVYKYTRKAEELEILHQGRGSAANSTVCYCLRITAVDPMKSRLLFSRFMSDAREEWPDIDVDFEHERREEIIQYIYEDYGREHAAIVATVTQERHKGAIRDVGKAMGLSEDTIKRIGGTIWDFSEEGFDEKRLQEQGLNPGDPLIYKVLKLTTLLMGFPRQLGQHTGGFVITDNKLSDLCPVLNARMENRTQLEWNKDDLEALGILKVDVLGLGMLTMIRKAFDLIKQHYGRKLTLVNIPQDDPKVYEMIGHADTLGVFQIESRAQMSMLPRLRPQCFYDLVIEVAIVRPGPIQGDMVHPYLRRRNGEEQVVYPSTELEDILGRTLGVPLFQEQAMEIAIVAAGFTPAEADELRRSMATFKANGKLYLYEKKLVEGMVARGYEEDFSRRVFKQLQGFEGYGFPESHAASFALLVYISSWLKYYYPDAFAAALLNSQPMGFYQPAEIVDDARGHGVFVRGVDINYSAWDHSLEEQAGKYKILRLGFRLVKGLKEEEMNILVENAPYQHIIDLSNVGISQAALEKLADADAFRSIGLDRRQALWEVAALGDRPVALLESLPSASAGEQIELPLMTAGEHVVQDFASTGLSIKAHPVSFVREDLNRLQVIPLNRIRSLKNGEKIRVAGMITVRQRPGTAKGVVFVTIKDETGFANLVVWGKFFDKYRKEIVQSQLLLVDGHLQVEGEVIHVVVRRCYNLNSLLGKLTAVPDEQPSLLSLSRGDETSMPSPDPRNIPNKSAFHKGRNFH; this is encoded by the coding sequence ATGATGAAATACGCGGAATTATATTGTACCTCCAATTTCAGCTTCCTGCGCGGTGGATCTCACCCGGAGGAACTGGTTGAGCAGGCAGTGGTTCATGGTTATACGGCCATAGCGGTTACCGACCGGAATAGCCTGGCCGGTATTGTCCGGGCGCATATTGCCGCAAAAAAACTACCTGTACAATTTATTCCCGCTTGTCGCCTGGACTTACTGGATGGGCCGGGACTGCTGGCTTATCCTACTGATCTTGCTGCTTATGGCCGGCTTTCGGCCTTGCTCACCAGGGGTAATCTGCGCGCCGAAAAAGGTGAATGCCATTTATATAAAGCAGATGTGTATGAACACCGGGAAGGCATCCTGTTTATCATCATTCCGCCCGATGAGCTCAACGCGCGGTTTGATTTTACCGGTGAGTTTAAAACAGCAGTAGCAGAATATAAACAAGCTTTCGGAAATGCCTTATACATGGCTGCCCTACGTTCTTACAGTGGCGATGATGCCAAACGGCTACACCGGCTGGCCGGCATGGGCGTACCTTTGGTTGCTGCCGGTGATGTGCATTATCATGAACCGAACAGGAGGGAACTACAGGATGTATTGACCTGCATCAGGGAGAAATGCACTATCCACAACGCAGGGTACCGGTTACATCAGAATGCGGAACGCTACCTGAAACCTATTGAAGAAATACACCGGATCTTCAGGCAATATCCGGAAGCCATTGAAAATGCACTTGCTATTGCCGAAGCCTGTACTTTTTCGCTGGACGAATTAAAATACATTGAGCCGGAAGAAAAGATCTTTGACGGATTAACACCACAGGAAAGGTTGAAAAAATACACATGGGAAGGTGCACATGAACGCTATGGTGAGCATATACCGCCTAAGATAGTTAAGCAGATTGATTTTGAGCTGGCCTTTATCGAAAAGCGCAGGCTGGCGCCCTATTTCCTTCGTGTATATAAATACACCCGGAAAGCAGAAGAACTCGAAATCTTGCACCAGGGCAGGGGTTCTGCAGCCAATTCAACGGTATGTTATTGTTTGCGCATTACGGCGGTCGACCCGATGAAGTCACGTTTGCTTTTTTCCCGTTTTATGTCTGATGCACGCGAGGAATGGCCTGACATTGATGTGGATTTCGAGCATGAACGCCGCGAGGAAATCATCCAGTATATTTATGAGGATTATGGCCGGGAACACGCGGCTATTGTGGCTACCGTTACGCAGGAGCGGCATAAAGGAGCAATTCGGGATGTGGGCAAAGCGATGGGCTTATCTGAAGATACAATTAAACGTATTGGTGGCACGATATGGGATTTCAGTGAAGAAGGTTTTGATGAAAAACGTTTGCAGGAACAGGGGCTTAACCCGGGCGATCCATTGATATACAAAGTACTGAAGCTGACGACACTGCTGATGGGTTTCCCGCGGCAGTTGGGACAGCATACCGGCGGCTTTGTTATTACCGATAACAAACTATCCGACCTGTGCCCTGTGCTCAATGCCCGCATGGAGAACCGAACCCAATTGGAATGGAACAAAGATGACCTGGAAGCATTGGGCATTTTGAAGGTGGATGTTTTAGGATTGGGTATGCTGACTATGATCCGCAAAGCATTTGACCTGATAAAACAACATTATGGCCGAAAGCTTACCTTAGTCAATATCCCGCAGGACGACCCCAAAGTTTATGAAATGATCGGTCATGCGGATACACTTGGGGTATTCCAGATTGAGAGCCGGGCGCAAATGTCTATGCTGCCAAGACTGAGGCCCCAATGTTTTTATGACCTCGTGATCGAGGTGGCTATCGTGCGGCCCGGTCCAATACAAGGTGATATGGTGCATCCTTATCTGCGCAGGCGTAATGGCGAAGAACAGGTAGTGTATCCATCAACGGAACTGGAAGATATTTTAGGCCGGACTTTAGGTGTTCCGCTTTTTCAGGAACAAGCGATGGAGATCGCTATTGTTGCCGCAGGCTTTACACCGGCCGAGGCTGATGAACTGCGCCGGAGCATGGCGACTTTTAAGGCAAATGGCAAGTTATACCTGTACGAAAAGAAACTGGTGGAGGGTATGGTAGCGCGTGGTTATGAGGAAGATTTTTCGAGGCGGGTATTTAAGCAATTACAAGGTTTTGAGGGTTATGGTTTCCCCGAGAGCCATGCCGCTTCTTTTGCGCTGCTGGTTTATATATCTTCCTGGCTGAAGTATTATTATCCGGATGCTTTTGCCGCCGCTTTGCTTAATAGCCAGCCGATGGGCTTTTATCAGCCCGCTGAGATCGTGGACGATGCGCGCGGGCATGGCGTTTTTGTTCGTGGCGTGGATATTAACTACTCGGCCTGGGATCATTCGCTGGAAGAACAGGCCGGAAAATATAAGATATTACGCTTAGGTTTCCGGTTGGTGAAAGGGCTAAAAGAAGAAGAAATGAATATCCTGGTTGAGAATGCTCCTTATCAACATATTATCGATTTGTCAAATGTCGGTATTTCGCAGGCAGCTTTGGAGAAACTGGCTGATGCGGATGCATTCCGCTCTATCGGCCTCGACCGCAGGCAGGCGCTTTGGGAAGTTGCCGCTTTAGGCGACCGCCCCGTGGCATTGCTGGAAAGTTTGCCTTCGGCCAGTGCAGGTGAGCAAATTGAATTACCGCTAATGACCGCGGGTGAGCACGTGGTACAGGATTTCGCTTCCACCGGCTTATCCATTAAAGCGCATCCGGTAAGTTTTGTACGGGAAGATTTGAACCGGCTGCAGGTTATACCGCTCAACCGGATCCGATCGTTAAAGAATGGCGAAAAAATTCGTGTTGCCGGGATGATCACCGTGCGGCAACGGCCGGGGACGGCCAAAGGCGTGGTATTCGTAACCATCAAAGATGAAACCGGCTTTGCCAATCTTGTGGTTTGGGGTAAGTTTTTTGATAAGTATCGCAAAGAGATCGTTCAGTCGCAACTGCTCCTGGTAGATGGGCATTTACAGGTTGAGGGCGAAGTGATCCATGTGGTGGTACGCCGCTGTTATAATCTCAATTCTTTATTGGGTAAACTGACGGCTGTACCTGATGAACAGCCTTCTTTACTGAGCCTGTCAAGGGGAGATGAAACCTCGATGCCTTCACCTGATCCACGAAATATCCCCAATAAGAGCGCCTTTCATAAGGGCAGGAATTTTCATTGA
- a CDS encoding ABC transporter permease encodes MLKNYLKITWRNLLRQKTFSLINILGLTIGMASAALILLWIQNEVSYDQFHEKRDRLYSVYNRSKFDGKLWSWETTPKIMGKVMKAELPQLEKVARVTDASFLFSIGDKRLTATGDFTDPDFLSMFSFPLINGDPKTALNDLHSIVITEKFSKKLFGEENALGKTVKIDSNAYFKVTGVMKDLPNNTRFDFEYLIPWSYLKKIGQDDEYWGNNSIQTFVLLKPGVTEAHADAAVLNFTRNHSDTKDIQQFLHPATKWHLYSQFKDGVIVGGRIERVRVFSLIAVLILVIACINFMNLSTARSETRAREVGIRKTVGALRGSLIWQFLGESVLIALIAGIFAIVIVQISMSGFNQLTQKQLYVPYSSPYFWLTAIGFILVTGIISGSYPALYLSSFKPVAVLKGTFKAANALVTPRKLLVVIQFTFAVVLIICTIIIRQQLQYAQDRDTGYKKDNLVYTFMSGEIAKHYQSIRNELLSSGAATSVSKTNSPITQRYSDSWGFNWPGSQPKNKVDFIIYTSDGSLIKTMGLKLVAGRDIDPVNYPTDSTAMLVNEASVKIMNLKDPVGKLVTQGEGKDIKTWHIVGVIKDFIISSPYEPVQHMLIEGPSSWFNIIHYKLNNANSTKENLRRAEAVFKKYNPDYPFEYSFVDQEYAKKFGDEQRIGTLASLFAGLTIVISCLGLFGLAAYMAQNRIKEIGIRKVLGASVASVTTLLSRDFLKLVVISFCIAAPIAWYLMFQWLKGYSYRISINIWVFVIAAALTLLISVLTVSYQAIKAALTNPVKSLKGE; translated from the coding sequence ATGTTAAAAAACTACTTAAAGATTACCTGGCGCAACCTCTTACGTCAAAAAACATTCTCCCTGATCAATATCCTCGGATTGACCATCGGCATGGCCAGCGCAGCGCTGATTTTGTTATGGATCCAGAATGAGGTTAGCTATGATCAGTTCCATGAAAAACGGGATCGGCTTTACTCTGTTTATAACCGCTCGAAATTTGACGGTAAATTATGGAGCTGGGAAACCACGCCTAAAATCATGGGTAAGGTGATGAAAGCGGAACTGCCCCAACTGGAAAAAGTAGCCAGGGTAACTGATGCCAGTTTTTTGTTTAGCATTGGCGACAAACGTTTGACTGCAACAGGCGATTTTACTGATCCGGATTTCCTTTCCATGTTCAGTTTTCCACTAATTAATGGAGACCCCAAAACCGCTTTGAACGACCTTCATAGCATAGTTATCACTGAAAAGTTTTCAAAGAAACTTTTCGGAGAGGAAAATGCGCTTGGCAAAACAGTTAAAATAGATAGTAACGCTTATTTTAAAGTTACGGGTGTGATGAAAGACCTCCCGAATAATACCCGGTTTGATTTTGAATACCTTATTCCCTGGTCATATCTAAAAAAGATAGGGCAGGATGATGAATACTGGGGCAATAACTCCATTCAAACGTTTGTTCTTTTAAAACCCGGCGTAACGGAAGCTCATGCTGATGCTGCTGTGCTGAACTTTACCAGAAACCATTCCGATACCAAGGATATTCAGCAGTTTTTGCACCCCGCAACCAAATGGCACCTGTATTCGCAGTTTAAAGATGGGGTGATAGTTGGTGGGAGAATTGAACGGGTCAGGGTATTTTCACTGATCGCTGTACTGATCCTCGTCATCGCTTGTATAAATTTCATGAATTTAAGTACGGCCAGGAGCGAGACGCGTGCAAGGGAGGTAGGCATCCGTAAAACTGTAGGCGCATTAAGGGGTTCATTAATCTGGCAGTTTTTAGGTGAATCTGTTTTGATCGCACTTATTGCCGGTATTTTTGCTATCGTCATTGTACAGATCAGTATGTCGGGTTTCAATCAGCTTACCCAAAAGCAATTATATGTGCCTTATAGTAGTCCCTATTTTTGGTTGACCGCAATTGGATTTATACTGGTCACCGGTATAATTTCAGGAAGTTATCCTGCATTGTACCTGTCGTCATTCAAGCCTGTAGCTGTACTAAAAGGTACTTTTAAGGCGGCAAATGCTTTAGTTACACCGCGTAAATTGCTGGTGGTCATTCAGTTTACTTTTGCGGTGGTATTGATCATTTGTACCATCATTATCCGTCAGCAATTACAATATGCCCAGGACAGAGATACCGGATATAAGAAAGATAACCTTGTTTACACGTTTATGTCCGGCGAGATCGCGAAGCACTATCAATCCATCAGAAACGAATTGCTCTCCAGTGGTGCCGCGACTTCGGTGTCCAAAACTAATTCGCCTATAACGCAACGATATAGCGATAGCTGGGGCTTTAACTGGCCGGGCTCACAGCCTAAGAACAAGGTTGATTTTATTATTTACACTTCGGACGGAAGCCTTATTAAAACCATGGGCCTTAAGCTTGTTGCAGGCAGGGATATCGATCCGGTGAATTATCCGACGGATTCAACGGCTATGCTGGTGAATGAGGCTTCGGTGAAGATCATGAACCTGAAAGATCCGGTTGGCAAATTAGTTACCCAGGGCGAGGGTAAAGACATCAAAACCTGGCATATTGTTGGAGTTATCAAAGACTTTATTATCAGTTCGCCTTATGAACCTGTGCAACATATGCTGATTGAAGGCCCCAGTTCCTGGTTCAATATCATTCACTACAAGCTTAATAACGCTAATTCGACAAAAGAAAACCTGCGCCGAGCCGAAGCTGTATTTAAGAAATACAACCCGGATTACCCGTTTGAATATAGTTTTGTTGACCAGGAATACGCTAAGAAGTTTGGTGATGAGCAGCGTATCGGGACTTTGGCCAGCCTGTTTGCCGGATTGACAATCGTTATATCCTGTCTCGGACTTTTTGGCCTGGCGGCTTACATGGCGCAAAACCGTATCAAAGAAATCGGTATCAGAAAAGTGCTTGGCGCATCGGTTGCCAGCGTGACCACACTGCTTTCCAGGGATTTTCTGAAGCTGGTCGTAATCTCATTTTGCATCGCTGCGCCAATAGCGTGGTATTTAATGTTCCAATGGTTGAAAGGATACAGTTACCGGATTTCCATTAATATCTGGGTATTTGTAATCGCCGCCGCGCTGACATTGCTGATCTCTGTTTTGACAGTAAGCTACCAGGCGATCAAGGCTGCATTAACAAATCCGGTGAAAAGTTTGAAAGGGGAATAA
- a CDS encoding TonB-dependent receptor domain-containing protein — MVIVLCIAWYYKVYNLVKIGSKRLMVKQFTYHISMKLKLLLLILFSIIMAPAFGQAGQALFAVNGTATDSLSKQPLSYVTVNLRNEAKQLVRTTVTKTDGTFRFEKLPSGQYLLSMISVGFKTKTLPVDFTDNNKPSINLGSIALGTQTTQLKTVAITADRPIIKQEVDKLIYDLKADPDSKSSNVLEMMRKVPLLTVDGDDNILLKGNSGYRIFVNGKPSSMMERDPKNILKSMPASTIQSIEVITNPSSKYDAEGMAGIINIVTNKKISNGYNGTLNLSHVFPVGGPRLGGSFSSKQGKLELSDYFGGNISNSPEVLSSISRLTTGSNPTSLNQNNTAKWDGKNGYAEVGISYEIDSLNLISGQFNINGNNQDGVNTQSSVLNEAGNMVEGYDLYNNNTAGGRGLNVGLNYQLGFKSNKQRLLTFSYQYYTFNNRQDAALTASNRVNYTTPDYLQHNEGESSEQTVQVDYVQPVKKLNIEMGVKAIIRDNKSDFQYLGFNATTGNFEADPSRSNKFDNNQNVLGAYNSYTYTLQNWSFKAGARVEETLIDADFISTSSQLNKNFFNIVPSVSINKRFKNSSTLNFGFSQRIQRPGIYQLNPFVDRSNPNFESSGNPNLRPAVSNSIQLGYSRTKKASLNLMLGYNYFNDLIMPVVIFDPATNITRSTFDNTGKARLFTFNANINYPITKKWSTSFNGRIAHGRVQGIVNGQLVKNQGFMYGASLNSGYNLEKGWRVSTNVFLNGPNLSIQGTSNPYASVSFTVNKDVVKDKLSFSTTVNNPFSKYRDNIRSSFGPDFTQTNINRAYFRGFTVSLNYRFGKLKEAVKKNKRGISNDDVQGAPSGN; from the coding sequence ATGGTTATAGTACTATGTATTGCATGGTATTATAAGGTTTATAACCTGGTTAAGATTGGCTCAAAAAGATTAATGGTCAAACAGTTCACCTATCACATCAGCATGAAACTAAAGCTCTTACTCCTCATTTTATTTTCAATCATTATGGCCCCGGCCTTCGGACAGGCGGGGCAGGCGTTATTCGCGGTAAACGGCACTGCAACGGATTCGTTATCGAAACAACCGCTTTCCTATGTAACCGTAAACCTGCGCAACGAAGCAAAGCAGTTGGTCCGCACCACGGTGACTAAAACCGACGGCACGTTCCGGTTTGAAAAGCTGCCATCAGGACAATACCTTCTCTCGATGATCAGTGTTGGTTTTAAGACGAAAACACTTCCTGTCGATTTTACCGATAATAATAAACCCTCTATAAATCTGGGGAGCATTGCCCTGGGCACACAAACTACACAGCTTAAAACGGTGGCTATTACGGCCGACAGGCCTATCATTAAGCAGGAGGTTGATAAACTCATCTACGACTTAAAGGCTGACCCTGACAGCAAAAGCAGCAATGTACTGGAGATGATGCGTAAAGTGCCTTTGTTAACGGTAGACGGTGACGATAACATCCTTTTGAAGGGAAATAGCGGCTACCGGATATTTGTTAACGGTAAACCATCAAGTATGATGGAGCGCGATCCGAAGAATATCCTCAAAAGTATGCCTGCGTCAACCATTCAAAGCATCGAGGTAATTACCAACCCTTCGTCGAAGTATGATGCCGAGGGAATGGCGGGTATCATTAATATTGTGACCAATAAAAAAATAAGTAACGGGTATAATGGCACGCTAAATCTTAGCCATGTATTCCCCGTAGGCGGTCCGAGATTAGGCGGATCGTTTTCGTCTAAACAGGGCAAGCTGGAACTATCAGACTATTTTGGCGGGAATATCTCCAATTCGCCCGAAGTGCTTAGTTCCATTTCGAGGCTTACTACCGGGAGCAACCCTACGAGCCTTAACCAGAATAACACGGCAAAATGGGATGGCAAAAATGGCTATGCGGAAGTTGGCATCAGTTACGAAATTGATAGTCTTAACCTTATTTCGGGGCAATTCAATATTAATGGAAATAACCAGGACGGCGTCAACACGCAAAGTTCTGTTTTGAACGAAGCCGGCAACATGGTTGAAGGGTACGACCTGTACAATAACAATACGGCAGGCGGCAGGGGCCTGAATGTCGGTTTAAATTACCAGCTGGGTTTTAAAAGCAATAAGCAAAGGCTGCTCACCTTTTCGTACCAGTACTATACATTCAACAACAGGCAAGATGCGGCGCTGACGGCATCAAACCGCGTAAACTATACGACGCCCGATTACCTGCAACACAATGAAGGTGAATCTTCCGAACAGACTGTTCAGGTAGATTACGTTCAGCCTGTAAAGAAGTTGAATATTGAAATGGGGGTGAAAGCAATTATTCGTGATAACAAAAGTGACTTTCAATACCTCGGATTTAATGCGACAACCGGTAATTTCGAGGCCGACCCATCGCGAAGCAATAAATTTGATAATAACCAAAATGTACTGGGTGCATACAACAGCTATACCTATACTCTGCAAAACTGGAGCTTTAAGGCAGGCGCCAGGGTAGAGGAGACGCTGATTGATGCTGACTTTATTTCAACCTCATCGCAGCTAAATAAAAATTTCTTTAATATAGTGCCTTCGGTAAGTATTAATAAGCGGTTTAAAAACTCCAGTACGCTGAACTTCGGGTTTTCGCAAAGGATACAGCGCCCGGGCATATACCAGCTAAACCCCTTTGTAGACCGCTCGAACCCAAACTTCGAATCGTCGGGAAACCCCAACCTCAGGCCCGCGGTTTCCAATAGTATTCAATTGGGTTACAGCAGAACGAAAAAGGCATCCTTAAACCTGATGCTTGGCTATAATTATTTTAACGACCTGATCATGCCCGTTGTAATTTTCGACCCGGCCACGAATATTACCCGCAGCACTTTTGATAACACCGGCAAAGCCCGCCTGTTCACCTTTAACGCCAATATCAATTACCCCATCACCAAAAAATGGAGCACATCGTTTAACGGTAGGATTGCGCATGGCCGTGTGCAGGGCATAGTGAATGGCCAGTTGGTGAAAAATCAGGGCTTTATGTATGGCGCATCACTAAACAGCGGTTATAATTTAGAGAAGGGCTGGCGGGTTAGCACCAACGTGTTTCTGAATGGGCCTAATCTTTCTATCCAGGGTACATCCAACCCTTACGCCAGTGTATCCTTTACAGTTAATAAAGATGTAGTGAAGGATAAACTTTCGTTCTCGACCACGGTGAATAACCCTTTCAGCAAATACAGGGATAATATCAGGAGTTCATTTGGCCCCGATTTTACCCAAACAAATATTAACCGCGCCTATTTCCGGGGCTTTACCGTCAGCCTTAACTACCGTTTCGGCAAGCTGAAAGAAGCGGTTAAGAAAAACAAGCGGGGTATCAGTAATGACGATGTTCAGGGAGCGCCTTCGGGAAACTAA